ttcccagctcccaggtggAGTCACCGTGTAACTCTGAGGGATTTATGGATTTCTGTGCCCAGTGAGGCTCATGCTGGGGGTTGTTTTCAGCCTGGACACCGTGAGGGGGCTTGCAGAGTCTGCAAAAGCCCCAATCCCAGACTGTAACTGTTGGTTTTGGCTCTCCTAGGGGCTCAAATtatcaaaaaaaccctgaaaacaaaaccagcaagcAATAAGAGGCATCTGATTACTGTGCCTGGAATCTCCCTGGGCTCCCAGAGCCCCCTGCAATCccccctctctgtccccagccctgccccaacTCACACGCTCTGGCCCCGTTCTTCACCCGGTAGTAGCAGTAGAGGGAGAGCATCCCCAGGTCTGCCAGCACGTAGTAGATGGCCGTGTACAcctgtggggaggggacacgctggggacaccCACGGggacctggctgggctgggctggtcccacagctgctcccctgctctccctgggggagaggggagtgtcctggcagggagaagggagcagctccagagggagaggaaggagtaACTCAGGGGGTGAAgaagggagcatccctgggagagaagggaaaacacCAAGAGGGGAAAcagggagcatccctgggagagAGTGGATCACACCcgggggagaggaaagggagcaATTCCAGGATTGGAGGGACATCCAGAGCAATGCTGGATAAAGCAgcttccagcccctccctcctccctggaGCCGGGGTGTTTGGGAGCCAGCCCGGCCCGGTACCTGCAGGGGCAGCTGATCAGCCAGGAAAGAACCGATGAGGTTGAGGAGGTCTCCGCCCAGCCATCCCAGCAGGAAATAGATGGAGAGAGCCTGGTCCATGATGCCTGTCCTGCAGGCCTGGTAAAACTGCCTGCAGAGCATTGGGCAGAGGCACAAACATCACCCTCAGCTGGTTCAGCACTACCTGGGAGCCATCCCCAGGATTCCTGCGGATCCCCAGGTGGGAAAAGCAAGGCCACAGGCTCCCGTGGCCCCAGGGAGCTCCTGAGCCCCACTGGTGCTCACcgagtgggaggagcagggaagacGATCCCTGGCTTCTCTCTGATTGCGAAAGAACCGTGACTCCTCACGTGCCCCTTCTGCCACCCTGGTGTCAGCACTTCCCATGGGGACATTCCTTCTGCAGTGTGACCTGTCCTGCCCGCCCTGCACGTGCCTGACGGCGACATTCCTGACACGGCAACAACGCCACGGCCACCACcaggctctggggctgtgctgcctgctcCCCTCACCCCAAATCTGCCGAGCCCTCGCtgctctggggagggaatttaaGAATTCTGGCAGCTTGGATTCTGCCATCCCCCAGAAAGGGCtgcctgggatttgggagcgatactctgggatttgggagcagcACTCCGGGATTTGGGAGCAGTACCCAGGGACTTGGGAGCGGTACCCGGGGATTTGGTAGGAGTacccagggatttgggagcagtacccagggatttgggagcaATACTCCATGATTTGGGAGCAGTacccagggatttgggagcaATACTCCATGATTTGGGAGCAGTAccagggatttgggagcagTACTCCGGGATTTGGGAACGATACTCCATGATTTGGGAGCAGTACCCCGAGATTTGGGAGCAGTACTCTGGGATTTAGGAGCAGTacccagggatttgggagcaatactctgggatttgggagcagtacccagggatttgggagcagTACTCACGGGAAGGCTGCAGCGATGAAGCAGGCGATAGAGCCCAGCCCCAGGACGATGCTGGCGACATCCCGGCTGTCCTGGGCACACTCATTGAACACATCCATGATCCAACGGGAGCCATTGGGACAATCAGAGAGATTCCCAAAGGGGAGACCACTCCAGCGCCGTGCAGCCATGGAACCGCCGGGATAACGctgggaaaaagggaataacacagggaaaaattaaTAACACCGGGAAACGTCAGATCTGGGTGAGGGACAGGGCTGTGGCTCCTCCGGGTGCTGGCTCACGATGGAAAAATTGATCATTAGTGAATAATACACTTTTATAGGCCTTGGGTttgctgccagcctggcagggtTTAGCCTCAAAGGAGAAACAAGAAATGAAGGAAGAAgcaataaagaagaaataaggagaaaaaagggttaaaaaaggaaagggggggaagggagggaaaaaataataaagaaaaggaaaggaaaaagaaaatgaaaagaagaaaaaagaaaaggggaagggggaaaggaaaaaaaaaagaagaaaaaaaataagaaaaaataagaagaaaaaagaaaaaaaaaaggagaagaaggtgaagaaaagaaggagaagataaaaaaaaaagggggggggggacgggggagaataaataaaagaagCCGAAATCCAACCCAACCTGTCCTCGCAGCACCGGCACTCGCCTCCTCACCGACGCGCTTCGgaactttatttttccttgaaaaccCGCTCTTTTTGACACTTGGGctatttttctttgcaaatcCACTCAGACACCCGCCGGGTTTCCTTTGCCGCTGTCCCAAATGCTGCCGGGTTTCCTTTAACGCCGTCCCAAACCCTCCGCTCTCCCCAGTCCTGCCGCTCCTCTGCCGCCTCAGCCGCTTCCTCAGGAACTTTTCACAGCCGCGCGGCGTGAAACCAGCGAGCTTTTTCACAAAGCCGCTGCTTTTCCCCACACGCTCCCCTCGGGTTCCCGGCTGCGTTTTTCCCAAAGTCGCCGTTTCTGCCGAGCTCGGGCtgctcgggccgggcccggctcTCTGAGGGGCCCGGCTCCGTGAGGGGCCCGGCTCTCTGAGGGGCCCGGCGGTGTGAGGGGCCCGGCGGTGTGAGGGGCCCGGCTCTCTGAGGGGCCCGGCTCTCTGAGGGGCCCGGCTCTCTGAGGGGCCCGGCTCTCTGAGGGGCCCGGCTCTCTGAGGGGCCCGGCTCTCTGAGGGGCCCGGCTCTCTGAGGGGCCCGGCTCTCTGAGGGGCCCGGCTCTCTgaggggccgggcggggcgcggggcgggccgggccgcgcaGGCGCGATGGCGGCGCGGGCGGCGATGGCGGCGgtggcgggcggcggggcccggcccgcgGTGGTGCTGGGCGCGATGGAGATGGGCCGGCGAGCCGGGCCCGAGGCGAGTGCCGAGCTGCTCCGCGCTTTCCTGCGCCGCCGACACCGCCTCCTGGACACCGCCTTCATGTACGCGGGCGGCGAGTCCGAGCGCATCCTGGGCGCGCTGCTGGCCGGCGGCACTGAGCCCGGTACGGCGGCGGAGGGCGGGCTGCCCTCgggggagaggggctgtggctgaggagaaggggctgctttgccagGCTGACACTGTCCTTGAGGAGAAGGGACTTGGCCAGGGTTCGTTCTATGAGGAGAGGGGTCTTTCCTGAGGAGAAGGGCTATTTCCCTGAGGAGAAGGGATATTTCTCTGAGGGAAGGGATATTTCTCTGAGGGAAGGGTCTTCCTTGAGGAGAGGGGTCTTCCTTGAGAAGGGTTTTCCCTGAGGAGAAGGTCTCATCTGCCAGGCTGACACTGTCCTTGAGAAGAAGAGGCTGGACCAGGACTTGTTCCCTGATGAgcaggatttttccctgttaGGCCAATGCCCTCCCTGAAAGCCCTTCCCTGAGGAGATGGGACTTccctggggaaggagaagggtcTTCCCTGTCAGTCTGAGAGTCCTTGAGGAGAAGGGAATTACCTCAGGACTCATGCTCTGAGGGGTCTGCCCTGAGGAGAAGGGTCTCCTCTACCTGGCTGACACTGTCCCTGAGGACAGGGGATTTCTCTGGGGCCCATTCCCTGCAGATAAGGGGAGAATCTCTTCTCCCTGAGGAGAAGGGtcttccctgcccagctgacTCCCTCCTTGAGGAAAACTGACTTTCCCCAGGCCCATCCCCTTAGGACAAGAGTTTtccctgccaggctggtgcCATGCTGGAGGGGAAGGGACCCCCACACTAGTGCTGACCCCCAGAGCTTGAGGGGCAGACCCTCAGTCCCTGCAGAGAGGAGCTCCTCAGCCAGGCTGACGGGATTCCTGAGGAGAGGCACCTTCCCTGAAACACCTCAAACACGTGGGTTATGTCCCTTATCCCCAACTCCCCTCCTCAAGGTGGGAACATCCTTGCtcattccttctctctctctgccagTGGAAGTGGCCACCAAGGCCAACCCGTGGGATGGGAAGACGCTGAAGCCGGAGAGCGTGCGCTCCCAGCTGGACACGTCCctggagaggctgcagaggaCGAGTGTGGAGCTCTTCTACCTCCATGCTCCCGACCACGGGACCCCGGTGGAGGAGACCCTGCGTGCCTGCAACGAGCTGCACAAAGAGGTAAAGTGCAGAGTCCAAGCCTGGACAAACCTTgattccctccttcccactgctttttttaaaccagGGCTGCTTGCTGTGCCCatctgtgcagctctgggaaGAGGAGACAGAGCCCAGGTCAGAGCTGAGCAGTCGCTGCTCTTTGTGCTCACGTGGTGCACTTTGTACCCCAGAGCTCTTGGAACATCTGGACTTTGCTTCCAGTCCTCTTAACCAGTCTGGGTTAAGATTAGTGCTGGTAATGGGTAAAGAATTCCTGAGTTTTGTTTATCTGGTTGTACCATTTAAACTAGAAGGTGTGAATTCCAAATAAACTGAAAGTGGGGAATATTTTTGTCATGTCTTAATAATTCATAGTCTGTTAGAAACAGTGGACAGGAATTAACCCTTCTGGACTAAAATTTGGTGACTGCCCTTTTCACTGTACCCATCTTGTGCTCCCTGGGTCCAGATGAACTTCGAAACACTGGAACTGAATTcccttttattcctctgcagGGGAAGTTTAAAGAGCTTGGCCTGTCAAACTACGCCTCGTGGGAGGTGGCAGAAATCTGCAGCATCTGCAAGTACAACAACTGGGTGATGCCAACTGTGTACCAggtgagggaaggagggaagctTGCATTTGGGCTCCCCAAATCTGGGAGCAGCCCCAGTGTGCCAGATGCAAACCCAGAAGGAATCTGCTGCAGTTAGTCTGGGATGTCacagaggttggaaaagacctgcagtcccagctgtgctcgatgcccaccttgtcaccttgccacatccaggccttccttggacacctccagggatggggactccaaacctccctgggcagcccttcCAAGGCCTGAGCACCGTTTGAGGAGGAAATTCAGGAAGCTGAGCGAGGTCTTTGCTCAGAATCAGCTCAGTGTGTTCATTGCTGGAGTCAGCGACTCCGCTGGCACGGAAcctgcagtgtttgcagctctGCAGCGAGTCTGTTCCTAAACAAACCATAACCTTGTGCGATGTGAAGCCGCTCTCTCGCATGGGCATTGCCAGGGAAGGGTGGGAAAtggcagctgctgtgccctgaGCTCTGTTTGAGGCTGTCTCCCACCCCAATGTGCAGGGAATGTACAACGCGACCACGCGCCAGGTGGAGGCCGAGCTGTTCCCCTGCCTCAGGCACTTCGGGCTGCGCTTCTACGCCTACAACCCTCTGGCAGGTACAGGGGGCAAGGCCAGGCTTTGGGACAAAACCCTGGGGAATGggggctgtgcagagccagcccagccccaatcctgctgctcccttccaTCCCAGGGGGGCTGCTGACCGGCAAGTACAAGTACGAGGACAAAGACACGCGCCAGCCCACGGGGAGATTCTTTGGGAATGACTGGGCTCAGGCCTACAGGGACAGGTGAGTCCTGAGCTGACAGAAGAGCAGGAATggctgcattaaaaaaaaaacactctaATAGTCAGCTGAGAGGAAGCAGAACTGACCAAAGCTTGGGATTATGTCAGCACACGtggctggggctgtggtgtgtgaCTGAGCACTGTAGGGTGGATTTTAGGCTCAGCTTCCTCACAGCTCCCAAGGGAGATTGCAGAAGTCCTCAGAGGCTACAAAGAGATGTACAAGGTTTCCTGAAAGCCCTTTGATGGGAATAGCACTGACTAGAGGTCCCAAGGGCAATAACAATGATTTCTTTTCATGCAGGTACTGGAAAAAACACAATTTTGAGGGAATTGCACTGGTAGAAAAAGCTCTGAAAGAGGCTTATGgccccacagcacccagccTGGCGTCTGCTGCACTGCGCTGGCTCTACAACCACTCCAAACTGCAGGTGAGAGCTTGACCTGGGCACTCCTGCTGTGCCAAACAGGGAAATTCCAGTGTAGGTGTCTTTTAATCCTGAGGAATTGTGGTGTTACAAGGTGAATATTGCTGAGCAGACTCtgccaggcagctctgcctttccctgTGGTATCCTGTGTGGTCAGAGCTGGAGGCTTCAAgaggaagattttgggagtCATGATTCCCATGCACTCAGCTTCCCTGCAAGGAGAGGACTCACCTTTCACTGGACTAGAAAATGAATGCTAAATATTCCCCACCTCCTCTGAATGTTCCTGTAGCCCATCATAAAGTAGGACTTGGCAGCTTCTGAGGATTTGGTGTGACTTGGGGATGTCCTGGCCTAGCGAGCAGAATTTGTGGTGTCAGTTGCTGGATTCCTCGTTCTTTAGTGGAAAGAAAAGCCTCGTTTGGCCCAGAGTGGCTTGGGAGGTGAACTCCCTTTTGGGATCAGCAACACTCTGTCTCCTCCCAGGGTTCTCTTGGAGATGCAGTGATCATTGGGATGTCCAActtggagcagctggagcagaaccTCAACTACAGCGAGGAGGGTCCCCTGCTGCCGGCCGTGGTGCAGGCGTTCGACGAGGCCTGGAACCTGAGCGCGCACGACTGCCCCAACTATTTCCGCTAGGGAAGGCTGGCACAGGCTCCAGAGACTTggtgctgcccaccctgccctccCACCCACGGCTGGAGGGCTGCAGGTTTGTCCTGAATCACTGAAGCTTTGTAGGATCCACACCCGTGCCTTAGTCCTCCCTGCCGGCCCCTCGGCTCCCCCGTGATCACACCCCGTGATTCAGGATGCAGCTGATGAGGAAAATGAACACCTGAACCAGGTGAAGGCCCCTGTTCTGCTTTAATGTGAAATCTGAATTATATAAGAGAATAAAACCTCTTCCTAGTGCAGACCCAATCTCTGACCTGTGCCTGGAACGGAGtttgaatcacagaatttcaggatggtttgggttgggtggTCCTTAAATcccatcttgttccaccccacAACTTCCACTCTCCCAGATGCTCCCcatccagcctgcccttggacACTTCCCAGGATAAGGCAAAATTGCAAGGATTGAGT
The Poecile atricapillus isolate bPoeAtr1 chromosome 22, bPoeAtr1.hap1, whole genome shotgun sequence genome window above contains:
- the AKR7A2 gene encoding aflatoxin B1 aldehyde reductase member 2, which codes for MAARAAMAAVAGGGARPAVVLGAMEMGRRAGPEASAELLRAFLRRRHRLLDTAFMYAGGESERILGALLAGGTEPVEVATKANPWDGKTLKPESVRSQLDTSLERLQRTSVELFYLHAPDHGTPVEETLRACNELHKEGKFKELGLSNYASWEVAEICSICKYNNWVMPTVYQGMYNATTRQVEAELFPCLRHFGLRFYAYNPLAGGLLTGKYKYEDKDTRQPTGRFFGNDWAQAYRDRYWKKHNFEGIALVEKALKEAYGPTAPSLASAALRWLYNHSKLQGSLGDAVIIGMSNLEQLEQNLNYSEEGPLLPAVVQAFDEAWNLSAHDCPNYFR